In Lolium perenne isolate Kyuss_39 unplaced genomic scaffold, Kyuss_2.0 unplaced26, whole genome shotgun sequence, a single genomic region encodes these proteins:
- the LOC127330320 gene encoding flowering-promoting factor 1-like protein 4, whose product MTGVWVFEDGIVRRADSEAPGRSSGGAPPGKALVHVPSGEVVTSYEILERRLRELGWERYLNDPCLLQFHQRSTVHLISVPRDFARLKLVHMYDVVVKTRNVFEVRDA is encoded by the coding sequence ATGACTGGCGTGTGGGTGTTCGAGGACGGGATCGTGAGGCGGGCGGACAGCGAGGCGCCCGGCCGCAGTAGCGGCGGAGCCCCGCCGGGCAAGGCGCTGGTGCACGTGCCGAGCGGCGAGGTGGTGACCTCGTACGAGATCCTGGAACGACGGCTGCGGGAGCTAGGGTGGGAGCGCTACCTCAACGACCCCTGCCTGCTCCAGTTCCACCAGCGCTCCACCGTGCACCTCATCTCCGTCCCGCGCGACTTCGCCCGCCTCAAGCTCGTCCACATGTACGACGTCGTCGTCAAGACCCGCAACGTCTTCGAGGTCCGCGACGCCTGA